A stretch of the Planktothricoides raciborskii GIHE-MW2 genome encodes the following:
- the epsC gene encoding serine O-acetyltransferase EpsC — protein sequence MTNDSYIALTYSPISKTAWDIDPVITALSQPRKQAFQTCSQERNYVPLPSRKILFRMVDKLRAALFPFHFGNPDLRETSIRYFIGHTLNEALQLLEHQIHREQWLIASENQVEESKIRVKARSIVQAFAEQITEIKTLLETDVVAAYDGDPAAKNLDEVLFCYPGITAITYHRIAHALYRLESPLLARIIAEIGHSETGIDIHPGATIGNSFFIDHGTGVVIGETTIIGDRVRIYQAVTLGAKSFPRDESGSLIKGNPRHPIIEDDVVIYSGATILGRVTIGQGATIGGNVWLTRSVPAGAFVSQAQLREEIFAAGAGI from the coding sequence ATGACCAATGATAGCTATATTGCCCTAACTTATAGCCCCATTAGCAAAACCGCATGGGATATTGATCCGGTGATTACAGCCTTATCCCAGCCTCGAAAGCAGGCTTTTCAGACTTGTTCACAAGAGCGAAATTACGTTCCTTTGCCATCCCGAAAAATCTTATTTCGGATGGTCGATAAACTCAGGGCGGCTTTATTTCCCTTCCACTTTGGCAATCCCGATCTCCGAGAAACTTCTATTCGTTATTTTATCGGTCATACTCTCAATGAAGCTTTGCAATTACTCGAACATCAAATCCACCGCGAGCAGTGGTTAATTGCTTCAGAAAATCAGGTAGAAGAATCTAAAATTCGGGTCAAAGCTAGGTCAATAGTTCAGGCTTTTGCCGAGCAAATAACAGAAATAAAAACACTGCTAGAAACTGATGTTGTTGCTGCTTATGATGGCGATCCAGCGGCGAAAAATTTAGACGAAGTGCTGTTTTGCTATCCTGGGATTACGGCAATTACTTATCATAGAATCGCTCATGCTTTGTATCGTCTTGAATCGCCTTTATTAGCGAGAATTATTGCTGAAATAGGTCATTCAGAAACGGGAATAGATATTCATCCTGGGGCTACTATTGGCAATAGTTTCTTTATCGATCACGGTACAGGAGTAGTAATTGGTGAAACGACTATAATTGGCGATCGCGTCAGGATTTATCAAGCCGTTACTTTGGGGGCAAAAAGTTTTCCTCGCGACGAATCTGGCAGTTTAATCAAAGGCAATCCCCGTCATCCAATTATCGAAGACGATGTAGTGATTTATTCCGGGGCAACAATTCTCGGTCGAGTCACCATAGGTCAAGGAGCAACCATAGGCGGCAATGTTTGGCTAACCCGTAGTGTACCAGCCGGAGCGTTTGTCTCCCAAGCTCAATTACGGGAGGAAATTTTTGCGGCAGGGGCAGGCATTTAA
- a CDS encoding ATP-binding protein: MRVNAKNLVNPGNYLNQITLEIQIADTGIGIALDQQERIFEAFIQSDGQSTRKYGGTGLGLAITKPLTHLLGDRAAFTSPVN; encoded by the coding sequence ATGCGAGTAAACGCTAAAAACCTGGTAAATCCGGGTAATTATCTGAATCAAATTACTTTAGAAATCCAGATAGCAGATACGGGAATTGGTATCGCCCTAGATCAGCAAGAGCGAATTTTTGAAGCTTTCATTCAAAGTGATGGTCAAAGCACCCGAAAATATGGCGGCACAGGCTTAGGTTTAGCCATTACCAAACCCCTGACCCATCTATTAGGCGACAGGGCAGCATTCACCTCACCAGTGAATTAG
- a CDS encoding family 2A encapsulin nanocompartment shell protein: MTSTNNPELQLAVNDVAARQLANATKTVPQLDTISPRWFVRLLHWTPVEAGIYRLNKVKNPSQVEVACSERDERELPETFVDYQEQPREYFLSAVNTVVDVHTRVSNLYSSPHDQIHEQLRLTIEILKERQENELINNAEYGLLNNIVDSQKVQPRGLAPTPDDLDELLVKVWKEPAFFLAHPKAIAAFGREATRRGVPPATVSLFGSQFITWRGVPLIPSDKLAVNNEGKTNILLLRVGESRQGVVGLYQPNLPGQQGPGLSVRFMGISRKAIASYLVSLYCSLAVLTDDAAAVLQNVDVNQYHTY, translated from the coding sequence ATGACTAGCACCAATAACCCTGAACTGCAATTAGCGGTTAATGATGTCGCAGCGCGTCAGTTGGCTAATGCCACAAAAACAGTTCCTCAATTAGACACAATTAGTCCCCGTTGGTTTGTGCGTCTGCTGCACTGGACTCCTGTTGAAGCCGGGATCTATCGTCTGAACAAAGTCAAAAATCCTTCTCAAGTCGAAGTGGCTTGCTCAGAACGAGATGAGCGAGAGTTGCCTGAAACCTTTGTGGATTATCAAGAACAGCCGCGAGAATATTTTCTCAGCGCTGTTAATACGGTTGTCGATGTTCACACTCGTGTTTCTAACCTTTATAGCAGTCCCCACGATCAGATCCATGAACAGTTGCGCTTGACGATTGAAATTTTGAAAGAACGTCAAGAAAATGAACTGATTAATAATGCTGAATACGGGTTGCTCAATAACATTGTTGACAGTCAAAAAGTACAGCCCCGAGGTCTAGCCCCTACTCCAGACGATCTTGATGAGTTATTGGTGAAAGTGTGGAAAGAACCCGCCTTTTTCCTGGCTCATCCTAAAGCGATCGCTGCCTTTGGTCGGGAAGCTACCCGCCGTGGCGTTCCCCCCGCTACCGTTTCTTTATTTGGTTCTCAATTCATCACCTGGCGCGGAGTGCCCTTAATTCCTTCCGATAAACTCGCGGTGAATAATGAGGGCAAAACCAATATTTTACTGCTGCGGGTCGGCGAAAGTCGTCAAGGAGTGGTTGGCTTGTATCAACCGAATTTGCCCGGTCAACAGGGACCCGGACTGTCCGTGCGCTTTATGGGAATTAGCCGCAAAGCGATCGCCTCTTATCTCGTCTCCCTGTACTGCTCTTTAGCCGTCCTGACCGACGATGCGGCTGCCGTTCTTCAGAACGTTGATGTCAACCAGTACCACACCTACTAA
- a CDS encoding histidine kinase dimerization/phospho-acceptor domain-containing protein — MNAILAFTDLLPRKITGSEYRNYLNSITSSGKMLLALINDILDLVKIEANQL; from the coding sequence CTGAATGCTATTCTGGCATTTACGGACTTACTGCCAAGAAAAATAACCGGATCAGAATATCGCAATTATTTAAACAGTATTACTAGCAGCGGCAAAATGTTGCTGGCGTTAATTAATGATATTCTAGACTTGGTCAAAATTGAAGCAAATCAACTATAA
- a CDS encoding sulfurtransferase, whose amino-acid sequence MFKQLRIWKIQIVSFIVAALAVVTLPGLVHPSQAATTIDFVTPQWVAEHSQDANLRILDVRINPLEYINAHVPGAVNIADNTFRGPNGRLPVQFWEQQKIESLFQDAGVNNNSHLVIYSDGNSILGSTQVAYLLERVGHSGQVSILNGGFKAYRDANLPVTKEFPQYQRGNFTLRDNSAIRVSLDEVRSIVNNRSAQVTFIDPRPAALFAGEENLFIRNGHIPGAKNIPWPTFTLGEDNFHQIKTLDEIRALLARRNVTPNDTIIMTCSTGREASLQYVVLKHVLGYPNVRLYEGSWTEYSSQPDLPVATGRDPNV is encoded by the coding sequence ATGTTTAAGCAACTGCGGATCTGGAAAATACAGATCGTTTCCTTTATTGTCGCGGCGCTGGCCGTGGTGACGCTGCCCGGACTGGTGCATCCCAGTCAGGCGGCCACGACGATTGATTTTGTTACTCCCCAGTGGGTGGCGGAGCATTCCCAGGATGCCAACCTGCGGATTTTGGATGTGCGGATTAATCCACTGGAATACATCAATGCCCACGTTCCGGGGGCGGTGAACATTGCCGACAATACCTTCCGTGGCCCCAACGGTCGCCTGCCGGTGCAGTTTTGGGAACAGCAGAAGATTGAATCCCTGTTCCAAGATGCCGGGGTGAACAACAACAGCCATCTGGTGATTTATTCCGACGGCAACAGCATCCTGGGCAGCACCCAGGTGGCCTACCTGCTGGAGCGGGTTGGTCATTCCGGTCAGGTCTCTATCTTGAATGGCGGATTCAAAGCCTACCGAGATGCCAACCTACCCGTGACCAAAGAGTTCCCGCAGTACCAGCGAGGCAACTTTACCCTACGCGACAACTCCGCCATCCGGGTTTCCCTAGACGAAGTGCGATCGATTGTGAATAACCGTAGCGCCCAAGTCACCTTCATTGATCCTCGTCCTGCCGCCCTGTTTGCCGGAGAAGAGAATCTGTTCATCCGCAATGGCCACATCCCTGGCGCGAAGAATATCCCCTGGCCTACCTTCACCTTGGGTGAAGACAACTTCCACCAAATCAAGACCCTGGATGAAATCCGCGCCCTGCTCGCCCGCCGCAATGTTACCCCCAACGACACGATCATTATGACGTGCAGCACCGGGCGGGAAGCTTCTCTGCAATATGTGGTGCTCAAGCACGTGCTGGGTTATCCCAACGTGCGACTGTATGAAGGCTCATGGACAGAGTATTCGTCCCAGCCCGATCTGCCCGTGGCCACCGGACGCGATCCTAACGTCTAG
- a CDS encoding PleD family two-component system response regulator produces the protein MVTNGQEAIHQVNLNPPDLILLDLWMPDMNGLEVAGVIRNYPGCQHIPIIFITEDYTQPDELLIDQKTYGLIRQPVSIEQLILNF, from the coding sequence TTGGTCACCAATGGCCAAGAAGCTATTCATCAAGTTAACTTAAACCCTCCGGATCTAATTTTATTAGACCTGTGGATGCCAGACATGAACGGGCTAGAAGTTGCAGGGGTGATAAGAAATTATCCCGGATGTCAGCATATTCCGATTATTTTTATCACTGAGGATTATACTCAACCAGATGAATTATTAATCGACCAAAAAACTTATGGGTTGATTCGCCAACCCGTCAGCATTGAGCAATTAATCCTAAATTTTTAG
- a CDS encoding family 2A encapsulin nanocompartment cargo protein cysteine desulfurase: MTTPNLYPENSLTEGPAKPNPSPSVANVGGDGINPLFKADTFEQLANAFIQEVKRSGIDVQLPDALNIPQSVQDISGPGSNIHQQNLDGKLPSVSTPHLPVGEPQFYFSDPGVDLPHPPHSVEEVRAAASHIPKKIPQAIATPATPTVPNLSLASVPTPSIPTVTPNFYFLEHLSQGVERQKPDQNIPKTVEDYSPQNYRQNSPIDPFFVPLAAVTKQDIFDVETIRRDFPILQEKVNGKPLIWFDNAATTQKPQAVIDRLVHYYSHENSNIHRAAHELAARSTDAYEASRETVRHFINASSVNEIIFVRGTTEAINLVAKSWGEQNIKAGDEIVLSHLEHHANIVPWQQLATRTGAKLRIAPVDDRGQILLEEYQQLLNPRTKLVAFSQVSNALGTITPAAKMIALAHQVGAKVLLDGAQSVSHIPIDVQQLGCDWFVFSGHKIFGPTGIGVVYGHEDLLNASPPWQSGGNMIVDVTFERTVYQNSPARFEAGTGNIADAVGLATALDYVQQIGLPNIARYEHELLEYATTGLNTIPGLHLIGTAPEKAAVLSFVLDGFSAETVGQALNQEGIAVRAGHHCAQPILRRFGLEATVRPSLAFYNTKSEVDALVHALERIRQKQLG; the protein is encoded by the coding sequence ATGACTACCCCCAATCTTTACCCGGAAAATTCCCTGACAGAAGGGCCTGCGAAACCCAACCCTAGTCCTTCTGTCGCTAATGTTGGGGGAGATGGCATCAACCCCTTATTTAAAGCGGACACTTTTGAGCAACTGGCGAATGCTTTTATTCAAGAAGTGAAGCGCAGCGGCATTGATGTGCAATTACCCGACGCCCTAAATATCCCTCAATCGGTTCAGGATATTAGTGGTCCGGGCTCCAATATTCATCAACAAAATCTCGATGGGAAATTACCGTCAGTATCCACACCTCACTTACCTGTTGGGGAGCCGCAATTCTATTTTAGCGATCCCGGTGTTGATCTGCCCCACCCCCCCCATTCCGTAGAGGAAGTACGCGCTGCTGCATCCCATATTCCCAAAAAAATTCCCCAGGCGATCGCGACTCCCGCAACTCCTACAGTTCCGAATCTATCCTTAGCATCGGTTCCCACACCATCTATCCCAACTGTCACCCCCAACTTCTATTTTTTAGAACATTTAAGTCAAGGGGTAGAAAGACAAAAACCGGATCAGAACATCCCTAAAACTGTTGAGGATTATTCCCCACAGAATTACAGGCAAAATTCACCGATTGACCCATTTTTTGTGCCTCTGGCGGCGGTGACAAAACAGGATATTTTCGATGTCGAAACCATCCGCCGTGATTTTCCCATTTTGCAAGAAAAAGTCAACGGTAAACCCCTGATCTGGTTTGATAATGCGGCAACGACTCAAAAACCTCAAGCCGTCATCGATCGCCTAGTTCATTATTACTCCCATGAAAACTCCAACATTCACCGCGCCGCCCATGAATTAGCAGCCCGGTCAACAGATGCCTACGAAGCCTCTAGGGAGACAGTGCGCCATTTTATCAATGCCTCCTCGGTCAACGAAATTATCTTTGTACGAGGAACCACAGAAGCCATAAACTTGGTGGCGAAAAGTTGGGGAGAACAAAACATCAAAGCTGGGGATGAAATTGTTCTAAGTCATTTAGAACACCATGCTAATATTGTGCCTTGGCAACAGTTAGCAACTCGGACCGGAGCCAAGTTGCGTATTGCACCCGTAGACGATCGCGGACAAATTTTGTTGGAAGAGTATCAACAACTGCTCAATCCTCGCACAAAATTGGTAGCTTTTTCCCAAGTTTCTAATGCTTTGGGAACCATTACTCCGGCGGCAAAAATGATTGCCCTGGCTCACCAAGTTGGTGCCAAAGTGTTATTAGATGGCGCTCAGTCCGTCTCTCATATTCCCATTGACGTGCAACAACTCGGTTGCGACTGGTTTGTTTTTTCCGGTCATAAAATCTTCGGACCCACTGGCATTGGGGTGGTTTATGGTCACGAAGACTTATTAAACGCCAGTCCCCCCTGGCAGAGTGGCGGCAACATGATTGTTGATGTCACTTTCGAGCGCACTGTTTATCAAAATAGTCCAGCCCGATTTGAAGCTGGGACGGGGAATATTGCTGATGCGGTGGGATTAGCCACAGCCCTTGATTATGTTCAACAGATTGGTTTACCAAATATTGCCCGTTATGAGCATGAATTGCTCGAATATGCGACCACGGGTTTAAATACTATTCCCGGTCTGCATTTAATTGGTACTGCCCCAGAAAAAGCTGCTGTCCTTTCCTTTGTTTTGGATGGGTTCTCGGCGGAAACTGTAGGACAAGCACTCAACCAAGAAGGCATCGCGGTGCGTGCGGGTCATCATTGCGCCCAACCAATTTTGCGACGGTTTGGTTTAGAGGCAACTGTGCGTCCGTCCTTGGCTTTTTATAATACTAAATCTGAGGTAGATGCGCTGGTTCATGCTTTGGAACGAATCCGACAAAAACAATTAGGCTAA
- a CDS encoding Crp/Fnr family transcriptional regulator, protein MINSPYKINEEEIRKIPKRPPRFLTRREFLYEDNNFFWLIQKGVVRTISYADDNTVVCTGIWLVDDIVGKPLSRISPYLIEALTPVQMMPIPKIYWQPSSELILNYWQNTEDLLMARGNHSAWFILLNVLNWLSQRFAHRVSEGYLIDVSLTHQDLAELCGMTRVTVTRLLKQFESEGLISRNSKRIVLKEDYSTWYYQI, encoded by the coding sequence ATGATTAATTCACCATACAAAATTAACGAAGAAGAAATTAGAAAAATTCCCAAAAGACCGCCTAGATTTTTAACCAGAAGAGAGTTTTTGTATGAAGATAACAACTTTTTTTGGTTAATCCAAAAAGGAGTTGTTCGTACTATAAGTTATGCAGATGACAATACAGTTGTCTGCACAGGTATTTGGCTGGTTGATGATATTGTTGGTAAACCTTTATCGCGAATTTCTCCCTATTTAATAGAAGCATTAACTCCAGTTCAAATGATGCCAATTCCGAAAATTTATTGGCAACCTTCATCTGAATTAATTTTAAACTACTGGCAAAATACTGAGGATTTACTTATGGCTCGTGGCAATCACAGCGCTTGGTTTATTTTGCTGAATGTTCTCAACTGGTTATCTCAGCGTTTTGCACATCGTGTCAGTGAGGGATATTTAATTGATGTGTCGTTGACCCATCAAGATTTAGCCGAATTATGCGGAATGACTCGAGTGACAGTTACTCGTTTACTCAAACAATTTGAATCGGAAGGATTAATTTCTAGAAATTCTAAAAGAATTGTCCTCAAAGAGGACTACAGCACTTGGTACTATCAAATTTGA
- a CDS encoding proteasome-type protease encodes MTYCLGIITRAGLVIASDSRTNAGVDYISTYQKLFDFSVPGERVLILCSSGNLSITQGIITILEKDIQGNEANNLHNIPTMYEVARYIGSKLREIQNEDRPWLEKDRIDFSCSLLLGGQIKGQPPELYLIYSQGNCIHATRDTTFLQIGETKYGKPILDRTLTFETDLAAAAKCALLSIDSTMKSNISVGPPIDLIMYQTDSFVIKHQLRLALGDPYLAKIRKLWENSVKEAFDRMPDIEWQYKRESDENILID; translated from the coding sequence ATGACTTATTGCTTAGGTATCATCACTCGTGCTGGATTGGTCATCGCGTCTGACTCTCGCACCAATGCGGGAGTAGACTATATTTCTACTTATCAGAAATTGTTTGATTTTTCTGTCCCTGGGGAACGAGTATTGATTTTGTGTTCTTCCGGGAATCTGTCGATTACTCAGGGGATCATCACGATTTTGGAAAAAGACATTCAGGGAAACGAGGCGAACAATCTCCACAATATTCCCACGATGTACGAAGTGGCTCGATATATTGGCAGTAAATTGAGAGAAATTCAAAATGAAGACCGCCCTTGGTTAGAAAAAGATCGAATTGATTTTAGTTGCTCGCTCTTATTAGGGGGGCAAATTAAAGGACAACCACCAGAACTCTATTTAATTTATAGTCAAGGGAATTGTATTCACGCCACGCGAGATACGACATTTCTGCAAATTGGGGAAACAAAATACGGCAAACCGATTCTCGATCGCACCCTGACCTTTGAGACGGATTTAGCAGCGGCAGCCAAATGTGCCTTATTGTCCATTGATTCTACGATGAAATCTAATATTTCTGTGGGGCCGCCCATTGATTTAATCATGTATCAAACGGATTCATTTGTGATTAAACATCAGTTACGATTAGCATTAGGAGATCCCTATTTAGCTAAAATTCGCAAGTTATGGGAAAACTCGGTCAAAGAAGCCTTCGATCGGATGCCCGATATTGAATGGCAATATAAACGGGAGAGTGACGAAAATATTTTGATAGATTAA
- the cysK gene encoding cysteine synthase A — translation MVKWFLDNSLAIGRTPLVLLNRVVGDSRATVLAKIEGRNPAYSVKCRIGASMIWDAERRGLLGPGKEIVEPTSGNTGIALAFVAAAKKIPITLTMPETMSLERRKLLRAYGANLILTEGSKGMVGAVEKAEEIAASNPDRYVLLQQFRNPANPRIHEQTTGPEIWEETAGAIDILVSGVGTGGTITGVSRYIKHTQGKPILSVAVEPEASPVISQTLAGIPVKPGPHKIQGIGAGFVPEVLDLSIIDAVETVTNEEAILYAQRLAREEGILSGISCGAATAVAARLAKRPENQDKTIVVILPDSGERYLSTPLFQGVFNEEGLAV, via the coding sequence ATGGTGAAATGGTTTTTAGACAACAGTCTCGCCATCGGTAGGACTCCCCTAGTCCTTTTAAACCGTGTAGTCGGTGATAGTAGGGCGACTGTTCTGGCTAAAATTGAAGGCCGTAACCCAGCCTATTCGGTTAAATGCCGCATTGGTGCGTCGATGATTTGGGATGCAGAACGACGAGGCTTATTAGGACCCGGTAAAGAAATAGTTGAACCCACCAGTGGTAATACAGGAATTGCCTTAGCTTTTGTGGCTGCGGCTAAAAAAATTCCCATTACCTTAACAATGCCTGAAACGATGAGTTTGGAACGACGGAAATTGCTGCGGGCTTATGGAGCAAATCTAATTTTAACCGAAGGCTCAAAAGGCATGGTGGGGGCAGTAGAAAAAGCTGAGGAAATTGCCGCTTCTAATCCCGATCGCTATGTTTTATTGCAACAGTTTCGTAACCCAGCAAATCCCCGGATCCATGAGCAGACCACGGGGCCAGAAATCTGGGAAGAAACCGCAGGAGCGATCGATATTCTGGTTTCAGGAGTAGGTACAGGCGGAACAATTACCGGCGTATCCCGATATATTAAACACACTCAAGGTAAGCCCATATTATCCGTAGCAGTAGAACCCGAAGCCAGCCCAGTTATATCCCAAACCCTTGCCGGAATTCCAGTTAAACCAGGCCCGCATAAAATCCAGGGCATTGGTGCAGGTTTTGTCCCAGAAGTGCTGGATTTATCAATAATTGATGCCGTAGAAACTGTGACGAATGAAGAAGCAATTCTCTACGCTCAACGGTTAGCTAGAGAAGAAGGAATTTTATCAGGTATTTCCTGCGGAGCAGCGACAGCAGTGGCAGCCAGACTTGCTAAAAGACCAGAAAATCAGGACAAAACTATTGTGGTTATTTTGCCTGACTCTGGTGAACGTTATCTCAGTACCCCCCTGTTCCAAGGAGTATTTAACGAGGAAGGTTTAGCAGTCTGA
- a CDS encoding FAD/NAD(P)-binding protein: protein MISDASLTVAIVGAGFSGTMVAVHLLKNTDRPLTIKLIDSNDIGKGVAYSTTSNSHLLNVPAAGMSAFPDDSSHLLRWLKFNYHTLKDSLPTPPNPSLFIPRRVYGLYIQSVLEEAEATASSYVKLERIIDEVVGIQPQNRGAIVYLKNQDNFAADKIVLAIGNGATPRPFSLGKFQPDATNISLQPPYIRNAWSKDALTGLEVDDSVLLIGTGLTMVDMVMSLRDRHHQSKIYAVSRHGLLPLSHQPSQPYPTFLTRNTAPKTIRGLLKCIRSEIKTATEIGYNWHSVIDSLRPVTQELWQQLPTVEKQRFLRHVTRYWDIHRHRFSSEIGEIIENLITEKKLILKTGKICDCRETINGIYVTISRQQHKSIIEVKRLINCTGIQVDYSAAKQPLIAHLRSQGLICPNPLGGLYTLPNGAILDAQGQGSSLLYTLGPPRKGDLWETTAIREIRQQAQLLATTILNSLPL from the coding sequence ATGATTTCAGATGCTTCTCTTACCGTGGCTATTGTCGGCGCGGGATTTAGTGGAACAATGGTGGCTGTCCACTTGTTAAAAAATACTGATAGACCTCTGACAATAAAGCTAATAGATTCTAACGATATTGGCAAAGGAGTTGCTTATAGTACCACAAGCAATAGCCATTTACTCAATGTTCCGGCAGCAGGAATGAGTGCTTTTCCTGATGATTCAAGTCATCTACTCCGTTGGCTCAAGTTTAATTATCATACCCTAAAAGATTCGCTGCCAACTCCACCGAATCCGAGTCTTTTTATTCCTCGTCGAGTTTATGGACTATATATTCAGTCGGTTTTAGAAGAAGCCGAAGCCACCGCCTCAAGTTATGTCAAACTCGAACGGATTATTGATGAAGTTGTCGGGATACAGCCTCAAAATAGGGGAGCAATTGTTTACCTCAAAAATCAAGATAATTTTGCCGCTGATAAAATAGTTTTAGCGATCGGTAATGGGGCAACTCCTCGTCCTTTTTCTTTAGGTAAGTTTCAGCCTGATGCAACCAATATTTCACTACAACCACCCTATATACGCAATGCTTGGTCAAAGGATGCGTTAACCGGGCTAGAGGTGGATGATTCTGTATTATTGATTGGTACAGGATTAACAATGGTGGATATGGTGATGTCTCTGCGCGATCGCCATCACCAAAGTAAAATTTATGCCGTTTCCCGTCATGGTTTATTGCCTTTGTCTCATCAGCCTAGCCAACCCTACCCGACTTTTTTAACTAGAAATACGGCACCCAAAACAATTAGGGGTTTATTAAAGTGTATTCGTTCTGAGATTAAAACAGCCACAGAAATAGGTTATAATTGGCACTCTGTCATCGATTCGCTTCGTCCGGTGACTCAGGAATTGTGGCAACAATTACCAACCGTTGAAAAGCAAAGATTTTTGCGTCATGTCACCCGTTACTGGGATATTCATCGCCATCGATTTTCTTCGGAAATTGGCGAAATTATTGAAAATTTAATTACGGAAAAAAAACTAATTTTAAAAACTGGAAAAATTTGTGATTGTCGCGAGACAATTAACGGTATATATGTGACTATTTCTCGGCAACAGCATAAGTCAATCATAGAGGTTAAAAGATTAATTAATTGTACAGGAATACAAGTAGATTATTCAGCCGCAAAACAACCCTTGATTGCTCATTTAAGAAGTCAAGGATTAATCTGTCCTAATCCTCTGGGGGGACTATATACTTTACCTAATGGGGCTATATTAGATGCCCAAGGTCAAGGTTCTAGTTTACTTTATACCCTTGGACCTCCCCGGAAAGGAGATTTATGGGAAACTACAGCTATCAGGGAAATACGGCAACAAGCCCAATTATTAGCAACAACTATATTAAATTCTCTACCTTTATAG
- a CDS encoding threo-3-hydroxy-L-aspartate ammonia-lyase, translating into MINLYRHSATIEAPNLPVSYGDVQDAARYLMVQAKHTPVMISRTVNKMTQSEVFFKCENFQRTGSFKFRGAYNALVQLSYEQKHRGVLTYSSGNHAQALALAGQLLGIRPVIVMPEDAPDVKKMATQGYGAEVIFYNPQKTTREEFAQEIAEARGLTIIPPYDDKAVIAGQGTVAKELIEQVGQLDILLVCCGGGGLLSGCAIAAHTLSPSCRVIGVEPAKADDATRSFYSKTLQTVRNPETIADGARTPSLGKLTFPLVQHYVDEMITVSESAIARAMFFLWERMKLVVEPTGAIATAALLEGMISSPEERIGVIISGGNVDLAKIQSYRQLIDEPDPFLGDFI; encoded by the coding sequence ATGATCAATTTGTATCGCCACTCGGCCACCATTGAAGCCCCGAACTTGCCTGTTTCTTATGGAGATGTGCAAGACGCCGCCCGTTATTTAATGGTGCAAGCAAAGCACACTCCGGTAATGATCTCACGCACGGTCAATAAGATGACTCAAAGTGAGGTGTTTTTTAAGTGTGAAAACTTCCAACGGACTGGATCGTTTAAGTTTCGCGGCGCTTATAATGCCCTAGTGCAGCTATCTTATGAGCAAAAGCATCGGGGAGTGTTGACCTATTCTTCGGGGAATCATGCCCAAGCGTTGGCTTTGGCAGGGCAGTTGTTAGGCATTCGCCCCGTGATTGTGATGCCAGAGGATGCCCCAGATGTGAAAAAAATGGCTACCCAAGGATATGGGGCTGAGGTGATTTTCTATAATCCACAGAAAACGACTCGCGAAGAGTTTGCCCAAGAAATTGCCGAAGCCCGAGGTTTGACGATTATTCCTCCTTATGATGATAAAGCGGTGATTGCGGGTCAGGGGACGGTGGCCAAAGAGTTGATCGAACAAGTCGGTCAGTTAGATATTTTATTAGTGTGCTGTGGCGGTGGGGGGCTACTTTCCGGCTGCGCGATCGCCGCCCATACCCTCTCCCCTTCTTGCCGAGTGATTGGCGTAGAACCGGCAAAAGCTGATGATGCTACCCGGTCGTTTTATAGCAAAACATTGCAGACGGTACGCAACCCAGAGACGATAGCCGATGGCGCCCGGACTCCCTCTTTGGGCAAGCTGACGTTTCCCTTGGTTCAGCATTATGTCGATGAAATGATTACGGTTTCTGAATCCGCGATCGCCCGGGCAATGTTTTTCCTCTGGGAACGGATGAAGTTAGTGGTAGAACCTACCGGGGCGATCGCCACTGCGGCTTTATTAGAGGGAATGATTTCTTCCCCTGAAGAACGCATTGGGGTGATTATCAGTGGCGGCAATGTGGACTTAGCCAAAATTCAGTCATACCGTCAACTGATCGATGAACCAGATCCTTTCCTGGGCGATTTCATCTAA